Proteins found in one Schistocerca serialis cubense isolate TAMUIC-IGC-003099 chromosome 5, iqSchSeri2.2, whole genome shotgun sequence genomic segment:
- the LOC126481196 gene encoding zinc finger protein Noc translates to MVVLEGGGMLTSGSNQYLQPDYLSPLPTTLDAKKSPLALLAQTCSQIGADSPSTKPLIPPLEKAKKPSSGSAGAVAAAADSPAQSPAATKRSSPASAGGASLAFKPYEANVLTKKADVSVVDTRPPSSKAASANDSAGADEHRKSVSSRAPSRKSASPPSASAGASPDKAASTPSTSGVATSTTPSAGGDRGKSASPSASPIIRSGLEILHGHPKDLPLGTYKAGALSSGLAGLCTGCPPGLEPTNPAFRPPFAGGPFTSHQHAAATAAMLAAGGYPSPAAPGPYVSYARVKTASGGEALVPVCKDPYCTGCQYSSAAAAAAAAAAHQQLLLCPSGCTQCDHHKYGLAALSAGLVPPLPYARPYVCNWIVGETYCGKRFTTSDELLQHLRTHTSLASAAGDGAASAAAAAAAAAASMSLLGGAGAASPFLPHRYPNPPLSPLSARYHPYSKPTAGPGASSAAPGALPGSLGASPFSAFNPAGLGPYYSPYALYGQRIGAAAVHP, encoded by the coding sequence CTGGACGCCAAGAAGAGCCCGCTGGCGCTGCTGGCGCAGACGTGCAGCCAGATCGGCGCCGACTCGCCCAGCACGAAGCCGCTGATCCCGCCGCTGGAGAAGGCCAAGAAGCCCAGCTCCGGAAGCGCCGGCGCCGTGGCCGCCGCCGCCGACTCGCCCGCGCAGTCGCCCGCCGCCACCAAGCGCTCCAGTCCCGCCTCGGCCGGCGGCGCGAGCCTCGCCTTCAAGCCGTACGAAGCCAACGTGCTCACCAAGAAGGCCGACGTCTCGGTCGTGGACACCCGGCCCCCGTCCTCGAAGGCGGCGTCGGCTAACGACTCTGCCGGCGCCGACGAGCACCGCAAGTCGGTCTCGTCGCGCGCGCCCAGCCGCAAGTCGGCCTCTCCGCCGTCCGCTTCCGCGGGGGCGTCGCCGGACAAGGCGGCGTCGACGCCGAGTACCTCCGGCGTCGCCACGTCCACCACGCCTTCCGCCGGCGGCGACCGCGGCAAGTCGGCCTCTCCCTCGGCGAGCCCCATCATCCGCTCGGGCCTGGAGATCCTGCACGGCCACCCTAAGGACTTGCCGCTGGGCACGTACAAGGCGGGCGCGCTGTCGTCGGGACTGGCTGGGCTGTGCACCGGGTGCCCTCCGGGTCTGGAGCCGACCAACCCCGCCTTCCGGCCGCCGTTCGCCGGGGGCCCGTTCACGTCCCACCAGCACGCCGCCGCCACGGCAGCCATGCTCGCCGCCGGCGGCTACCCGTCTCCGGCCGCCCCCGGGCCGTACGTGAGCTACGCGCGCGTCAAGACGGCGTCCGGCGGCGAGGCGCTGGTGCCCGTCTGCAAGGACCCCTACTGCACCGGCTGCCAGTACTCCAGCGCCGCAGCGgcggccgccgcagccgccgctcaCCAACAACTCCTGCTGTGCCCCAGCGGCTGCACGCAGTGCGACCACCACAAGTACGGCCTGGCGGCGCTGTCGGCGGGACTCGTGCCGCCGCTACCCTACGCCAGGCCCTACGTCTGCAACTGGATCGTCGGCGAGACGTACTGCGGGAAGCGCTTCACCACGTCGGACGAGCTGCTGCAGCACCTGCGGACGCACACGAGCCTCGCGAGCGCGGCGGGCGACGGCGCCGCCtccgctgccgccgctgccgcgGCTGCCGCCGCCTCCATGTCTCTGCTGGGCGGCGCCGGCGCGGCGTCGCCGTTCCTGCCTCACCGCTACCCCAACCCGCCGCTGAGTCCGCTGTCGGCGCGGTACCACCCTTACTCGAAGCCGACGGCCGGACCGGGAGCTTCCAGTGCCGCCCCCGGCGCGCTGCCCGGCTCCCTGGGGGCGTCGCCCTTCAGCGCCTTCAACCCTGCCGGCCTGGGACCCTACTACTCGCCTTACGCCCTCTACGGACAGCGCATCGGTGCCGCCGCCGTCCATCCCTAG